The following coding sequences lie in one Lolium perenne isolate Kyuss_39 chromosome 2, Kyuss_2.0, whole genome shotgun sequence genomic window:
- the LOC127321945 gene encoding rRNA biogenesis protein RRP5, with translation MAPHGDRKKGKKGPDRPGKPELRANRKEFKNHHKEDAIEEQQQPAALFNAADDGDFPRGGRSLLSRDEMAEARTEAEAEFDKEERTGNKKKKRNANVSLGMDTGDDDLGTLFGSATTGKLPRFANRITLKNISPNMKLWGVVIEVNQKDIIVSLPGGMRGFVRTEEVSDIALHGNTRDNDGTLCAEVVHVGQLVPCMVLRVDDDKKEGKVNKRVWLSLRLSRMYKGLSLDAIQDGMVLTAQVKSVEDHGYILYFGVSTFTGFMPKADKETVKTESGKLIQCVVKAIDKPRSIIHLSSDEDLISKSIIKDLKGLSIDHLIPGMMMSARVHSVLENGIMLSFLTYFTGTADIFNLSNSFPSGNWKDDYSKNKKVNARILFVDPSTRAVGLTLNQHLLRLNVPPINVKVGEIYDKSRVLRMDKRAGLFLEIPSPTPSPGFVSIHDVSDKDVKNVEKKFREGSLTRVRVLGVRHLEGVALGTLKDSAFEGSVFTHADVKPGMVVRAKIVTVEPFGAIVQFSSGVKALCPLPHMSELDNVVKPPKKFKVGAELLFRVLGCKSKRITVTYKKSLVKSKLEVLASYADAKIGLVTHGWITKIEKHGCFVRFYNGVQGFVSRSEIGLEPGTEAESVYHVGQVVKCRIVSVIPTSRKLNVSFATSSNRAIQADTAKVGTIVSGVVERLTPGAVVVSVNGFSKGSILNEQLADYHGQVAQLKNLLKPGHEFSQLLVLDAEGQNLILSAKPSLINTANEIPSEISQMQAGAVVHGYICNIIEAGCFVRFLGPLTGFSPKDKAVDRPIEKLSDAFCVGQSVRSHVLNVNADSARVKLSLQQSMCSSPDCSFIQGYFLLDKKIAALKYSGPSTSHDWMKSFGIGSLVKGEVGAVEEYGVILNFKDHPDVVGLIEHHQLGGNTVKVGSSVIGLVVDFSDGVVNVSLKPELVDSVSKDGKKKKRHRAAVLDLELNEEVNAVVEIVKDSYVVFSVPEYNYAIGFAPLMDYNSQLLPHHNYDYGQRITVVVGSIPNSDPSGRLILLPKASAQDSGLSSSKRAKKKSDHKVGSLVEAEIIDIKPLELILKFGANLHGRVHITEVLEEHCCENPFSNLRIGQKIQARIVAEHSGKSGRNLKWELSVKPSVLKGSEELSLLQAELDHYVNGIVRAYVVKVDKEWVWLTLSRDVMAHLFILDSSVEPSELKEFQQRYSVGQAVKGRVIGVNREQKLLRLKALDNQCMLENVKEQSVSSIAEHTREGDIIGGCIQRILPGVGGLVIKIGPHLHGRVHYTEIVDSWVPEPLSEFHEGQFVKCKVLAVSRPSEGSVRVDLSLRSSIICANSDHSRLVDDSATCTPRFEKIDDLCPGTEVKGYVKNVNAKGCFVMLSRMVEARIILSNLSDEYVENPQKDFSVGMLVQGRVLSAEPISGKVEVSLRKSTGSKSQKSCDISYSDLHVGGIIDGQVKRVESYGLFVTIQSSELVGLCHISELSDEPVLDINSCFKAGDMVKAKILKIDVERHRVSLGLKKSYFDSDDERVPTDISHCPEMSGDLNMSFVLPGPEPRASVPPLQVSLDENEGSDQESGQKGHATANGTESNVKKSDKRLKEKTRKRKQREIEISALEDRALQKDKPQTPDEFEKLVRSSPNSSFVWINYMAFLLDLADVEKARSVAERALRTINIREEEEKLNVWVAYFNLENEYGSPREDAVKKIFQRALQYCDPKKVHLALLGMYERTKQHELADELFDRMTKRFKTSCKIWLRRIHFSLSQQKDVEYIKSVVNRALLSLPQSKRIKFLSQTAILEFKCGVPEEGRSRFELILREYPKRTNLWSVYLDQEIRVGDTEIIRALFDRVTCLSLPPKKMKFLFKKYLRYEKSQGDEERIEHVKQKALEYVEILKA, from the exons ATGGCGCCGCACGGAGAtaggaagaaggggaagaagggACCCGACCGCCCGGGCAAGCCGGAACTGCGTGCTAATCGCAAGGAATTCAAAAACCACCACAAGGAGGATGCCATAGAGGAGCAGCAGCAGCCTGCAGCTCTCTTCAACGCTGCCGACGACGGCGATTTCCCGAGAG GAGGACGCAGCCTCCTCAGCAGGGATGAGATGGCCGAGGCGCGTACAGAGGCCGAGGCAGAGTTCGACAAGGAGGAGAGGACgggaaacaagaagaagaagaggaacgccAACGTCTCGTTAGGGATGGACACCGGTGACGACGACTTGGGGACCCTGTTCGGTAGTGCTACCACTGGGAAGCTCCCACGATTTGCGAATCGCATAACCCTCAAG AATATTTCACCCAATATGAAGCTTTGGGGTGTAGTAATCGAAGTCAACCAAAAGGACATTATAGTAAGTCTACCTGGTGGAATGAGAGGGTTTGTTCGCACAGAGGAAGTTTCGGATATAGCTCTGCATGGAAATACCAGG GATAATGATGGCACTTTATGTGCTGAAGTTGTCCATGTTGGTCAGCTTGTACCTTGCATGGTTCTGCGAGTGGACGATGACAAGAAAGAAGGAAAAGTAAACAAACGGGTTTGGTTATCGTTGCGGTTGAGCCGCATGTACAAGGGTCTTTCTCTCGATGCTATCCAGGACGGAATG GTACTCACTGCCCAAGTGAAAAGCGTTGAGGACCATGGTTACATTCTTTATTTCGGAGTATCCACCTTCACTGGATTTATGCCAAAAGCTGACAAAG AAACTGTGAAGACTGAATCTGGAAAACTCATACAATGTGTTGTCAAGGCGATTGATAAACCTCGGTCTATTATTCACTTGAGTTCCGATGAAGACTTGATCTCTAAATCTATT ATTAAAGATCTGAAAGGCCTTTCTATTGATCATTTAATTCCTGGCATGATGATGAGTGCACGTGTCCATTCAGTCCTTGAAAATGGGATCATGCTATCATTTCTTACTTATTTCACTGGAACA GCTGATATTTTTAATTTGTCAAACTCCTTTCCCTCTGGTAATTGGAAAGATGATTACAGTAAGAATAAGAAG GTAAACGCCCGGATCTTATTTGTTGATCCATCGACAAGAGCGGTTGGGCTTACATTGAACCAACATTTACTTCGTCTTAATGTACCCCCTATT AATGTTAAAGTTGGAGAAATTTATGATAAATCAAGGGTGCTGAGGATGGATAAAAGGGCTGGTCTTTTTCTCGAAATACCCTCTCCAACTCCATCACCTGGATTTGTTAGC ATACATGATGTATCAGACAAGGATGTGAAGAATGTGGAGAAGAAATTTAGGGAAGGCAGCTTGACACGTGTCCGTGTACTCGGAGTGCGACATCTTGAGGGAGTTGCATTAGGCACCCTAAAA GACAGCGCTTTTGAAGGTTCTGTTTTCACCCATGCTGATGTCAAACCAGGAATGGTAGTTAGAGCTAAGATTGTTACAGTTGAGCCTTTCGGCGCAATTGTGCAGTTTTCCAGTGGTGTGAAAGCACTTTGTCCGCTTCCTCACATGTCTGAGTTAGACAATGTTGTAAAGCCACCGAAGAAATTTAAG gttggaGCTGAACTACTTTTTCGTGTATTGGGTTGCAAATCCAAGAGAATAACAGTGACATACAAGAAGTCTCTG GTCAAGTCAAAACTTGAAGTGTTGGCCTCATATGCTGATGCAAAGATCGGTTTAGTGACTCATGGATGGATTACTAAAATAGAAAAGCATGGATGCTTTGTGAGATTTTACAACGGAGTTCAGGGTTTTGTTAGCAG ATCTGAGATTGGACTAGAGCCAGGCACTGAAGCTGAAAGTGTTTATCATGTCGGACAAGTTGTCAAATGTAGAATTGTCAGTGTGATCCCTACTTCAAGGAAACTAAATGTTAGTTTTGCAACATCTTCTAATAG GGCCATTCAAGCTGATACTGCAAAGGTGGGTACTATTGTCTCTGGTGTTGTGGAGCGACTTACTCCTGGAGCTGTTGTCGTCAGTGTCAATGGCTTCTCCAAGGGATCTATACTCAATGAACAGTTGGCAGATTATCATG GTCAAGTTGCTCAGTTGAAGAATTTGTTGAAGCCTGGCCACGAGTTCAGCCAGCTTTTGGTTCTTG ATGCCGAAGGCCAAAATTTAATTCTTTCCGCTAAGCCCTCACTTATCAACACTGCTAATGAAATTCCATCAGAGATATCACAGATGCAAGCGGGAGCTGTAGTTCAT GGCTATATTTGCAACATTATAGAGGCTGGTTGTTTTGTTCGCTTTCTTGGACCCCTAACTGGTTTCTCTCCCAAGGATAAA GCAGTTGATAGGCCGATTGAAAAGCTCTCCGATGCATTCTGTGTTGGCCAATCAGTTCGGAGTCATGTCCTCAAT GTAAATGCTGATTCTGCTCGGGTGAAGCTTTCACTCCAACAGTCCATGTGCTCTTCACCTGATTGTTCCTTTATTCAAGGATATTTTCTTCTGGACAAAAAG ATTGCGGCATTGAAGTATTCAGGTCCTAGTACTTCTCATGATTGGATGAAATCTTTTGGCATTGGTAGCTTGgttaagggggaggtgggagcagtAGAAGAATATGGTGTTATCCTTAACTTCAAAGATCATCCAGATGTTGTTGGTCTAATTGAACATCATCAAC TTGGTGGCAATACTGTAAAAGTGGGGTCTTCTGTGATAGGTCTGGTTGTTGATTTTTCTGATGGAGTTGTAAATGTATCCCTTAAACCTGAACTAGTTGACAGTGTCAGCAAGGATGGAAAAAAGAAG AAACGTCACAGAGCTGCGGTTTTGGACTTGGAACTTAACGAAGAAGTGAATGCAGTTGTAGAGATAGTCAAAGACAGCTATGTG GTTTTTTCTGTCCCCGAGTATAATTATGCAATAGGCTTTGCTCCATTGATGGATTACAACTCGCAACTGCTTCCTCATCACAACTATGATTATGGACAGCG CATTACTGTTGTTGTTGGAAGTATCCCAAATTCTGACCCTTCTGGAAGACTTATCCTACTCCCGAAAGCATCAGCTCAGGATTCGGGTCTCTCTAGTTCTAAAAGAGCTAAGAAGAAATCAGACCACAAAGTTGGGTCACTTGTTGAAGCAGAG ATTATTGATATCAAGCCACTTGAGCTTATTTTAAAATTTGGTGCCAATCTTCATGGAAGAGTTCATATTACTGAG GTCCTTGAAGAACATTGCTGTGAGAATCCTTTTAGCAATCTCAGAATCGGGCAAAAGATCCAAGCAAGAATTGTTGCAGAACATTCAGGAAAAAGTGGAAGGAATTTGAAATGGGAACTATCTGTTAAACCATCTGTGCTTAAAG GGTCGGAAGAATTAAGTCTCCTTCAAGCTGAACTCGATCATTATGTTAATGGCATTGTGCGTGCTTATGTTGTCAAGGTGGATAAAGAGTGGGTCTGGTTAACTTTATCAAGAGATGTTATGGCTCATTTGTTTATTCTTGATAGTTCAGTTGAGCCCAGTGAATTAAAAGAGTTCCAACAGCGTTATAGTGTCGGCCAAGCAGTTAAAGGACGTGTTATTGGTGTGAACAGAGAGCAAAAATTATTGAGGCTGAAAGCGCTTGATAACCAATGCATGCTTGAGAATGTCAAAGAACAATCAGTCTCTTCTATTGCTGAACACACGAGGGAAGGAGATATCATTGGTGGATGCATTCAGAGGATTCTACCTGGTGTTGGTGGGCTTGTCATCAAGATCGGACCTCATCTACATGGAAGGGTTCATTATACTGAAATTGTTGATTCATGGGTTCCTGAACCCCTGTCTGAATTCCACGAAGGTCAGTTTGTGAAATGCAAGGTCCTGGCTGTAAGCCGCCCGTCTGAAGGTTCTGTCCGAGTTGACCTATCACTTCGCTCATCAATTATCTGCGCAAATAGTGATCACTCAAGATTAGTTGATGATTC GGCAACTTGCACTCCCCGGTTTGAGAAGATAGATGATCTGTGCCCCGGTACAGAGGTTAAG GGTTATGTGAAGAATGTGAATGCCAAAGGATGTTTCGTCATGCTTTCTCGAATGGTTGAGGCTAGGATTATTTTGTCAAATTTGTCAGATGAGTATGTTGAAAATCCTCAGAAGGATTTTTCAGTTGGAATGCTTGTACAGGGAAG GGTCTTGTCTGCAGAACCAATATCAGGGAAAGTTGAGGTATCACTTAGGAAGAGCACTGGTAGCAAATCGCAGAAGTCGTGTGACATTAGCTACAGTGATCTGCATGTTGGGGGCATCATTGATGGTCAAGTTAAACGGGTTGAATCCTATGGATTATTTGTGACAATCCAGAGCAGCGAACTG GTGGGCTTGTGTCATATATCAGAACTTTCTGATGAACCAGTTCTTGATATTAACTCTTGCTTCAAAGCTGGTGATATGGTTAAAGCCAAAATTTTGAAG ATTGATGTGGAACGGCATCGAGTGTCCCTTGGCCTGAAGAAATCTTACTTCGACTCTGATGATGAAAGGGTTCCTACAGACATCAGCCATTGCCCTGAGATGTCTGGAGATTTGAACATGAGCTTTGTTCTTCCGGGACCAGAGCCCAGGGCTTCTGTTCCACCACTTCAGGTCTCCTTGGATGAAAATGAAGGTTCTGACCAAGAGAGTGGTCAGAAAGGTCATGCAACTGCTAATGGAACTGAATCAAATGTGAAAAAGAGCGATAAACGGTTGAAGGAGAAGACAAGAAAAAGAAAGCAAAG GGAAATCGAAATCAGTGCCTTGGAGGACAGGGCTTTACAGAAAGATAAACCGCAGACTCCGGATGAATTTGAGAAGTTGGTTAGGAGCTCTCCAAATAGTAGCTTCGTCTGGATAAACTATATGGCATTTTTGTTAGACCTTGCGGATGTTGAGAAAGCACGCTCAGTAGCTGAAAG GGCCTTGAGAACAATAAACAttagagaggaggaggagaaactAAATGTATGGGTAGCATACTTTAACCTTGAAAATGAATACGGGAGTCCACGGGAG GATGCTGTCAAGAAGATATTCCAAAGAGCATTGCAGTACTGTGATCCCAAGAAGGTGCACTTGGCTCTTCTTGGAATGTATGAGAGGACTAAACAGCACGAACTGGCAGATGAACTTTTTGATAgaatgaccaaaagattcaaaactTCATGCAAG ATCTGGTTACGCCGCATTCATTTTTCTCTCAGTCAACAGAAGGATGTTGAATACATCAAATCCGTTGTAAACCGTGCGCTTCTAAGCCTGCCACAGAGCAAGCGCATAAAGTTTCTTTCGCAGACTGCTATCCTGGAGTTCAAGTGCGGTGTGCCTGAGGAAGGGAGATCCAGATTTGAGCTGATCCTACGGGAGTATCCAAAAAGAACAAATCTTTGGAGTGTTTACCTAGACCAA GAGATTCGAGTTGGTGACACAGAGATTATACGGGCGTTATTTGATAGGGTAACATGCCTTAGTCTTCCTCCAAAAAAGATGAAG TTCTTGTTCAAGAAGTACCTGAGATATGAGAAGTCTCAGGGCGATGAAGAAAGAATCGAGCATGTGAAGCAGAAGGCATTGGAGTATGTTGAGATTTTGAAAGCCTGA